One stretch of Hymenobacter chitinivorans DSM 11115 DNA includes these proteins:
- a CDS encoding alpha-1,2-fucosyltransferase, which translates to MVILVKRTGQLGNRLFLFAHFLANAAEYGYELANPSFGGYAPFFEATATGNFGGLPVRLHAFRSARLDRVLDLVQHPRAFGLLQRASRLLPRRPALLTDQPDQDYDLNQADYLTAARSGLVLAHGWQFRDKRNFARHGALLRRLFAPIETHRRAVAELLSGLREQADVVVGVHIRRGDYATYNNGAYFYDNATYARAMRQVQEQLPAGQRVLFLLCSNEALDFADFGGLHVQAATGHFVEDLYALAACDYVLGPPSSYSMWASFYGQVPLLHLEQAGQPVSLSAFQVFLDQ; encoded by the coding sequence GTGGTTATCCTCGTCAAACGCACCGGGCAGCTGGGCAACCGGCTGTTTCTGTTTGCTCACTTTCTGGCCAACGCCGCCGAGTACGGCTACGAGCTGGCCAACCCGAGCTTCGGCGGCTACGCCCCGTTTTTTGAGGCCACGGCCACCGGCAACTTCGGCGGGCTGCCCGTGCGCCTGCACGCCTTCCGCTCCGCCCGCCTCGACCGGGTGCTGGACCTGGTGCAGCACCCGCGGGCCTTTGGGCTGCTGCAGCGCGCCAGCCGGCTGCTGCCCCGCCGCCCCGCCCTGCTCACCGACCAGCCCGACCAGGACTACGACCTCAACCAGGCCGACTACCTTACCGCCGCCCGCTCGGGCCTGGTGCTGGCCCACGGCTGGCAGTTTCGCGACAAACGCAACTTTGCCCGCCACGGAGCTTTACTGCGCCGGCTCTTTGCCCCCATCGAAACGCACCGCCGGGCCGTGGCCGAGCTGCTGAGTGGCTTGCGCGAGCAGGCCGACGTCGTGGTGGGCGTGCACATCCGGCGCGGCGACTACGCTACCTATAATAACGGGGCCTACTTCTACGACAACGCCACCTACGCCCGGGCCATGCGCCAGGTGCAGGAGCAGCTTCCGGCCGGGCAGCGCGTGCTGTTCCTGCTGTGCTCCAACGAGGCCCTGGACTTTGCCGATTTTGGCGGCCTGCACGTGCAGGCCGCCACCGGCCATTTCGTGGAAGACCTCTACGCCCTGGCCGCCTGCGACTATGTGCTGGGGCCGCCCAGCTCCTACTCCATGTGGGCCTCCTTCTACGGCCAGGTACCGCTGCTGCACCTGGAGCAGGCCGGGCAGCCCGTCAGTCTTTCGGCCTTCCAGGTGTTTCTGGACCAGTAA
- a CDS encoding glycosyltransferase family 2 protein encodes MLYIIIPVFNRWAFTRACLDSLRQQTMPDFRVIVVDDGSTDGTGERLRQDYPEVEVVDGNGQLYWTAGVNAGIRQALAHGADRILTLNNDVVAAPDFVERMLYWAKRQPTALLGPLELDAHSRRPIFGGEVFSWVTHTPRSLLDSLSPDDQQGLHPVTYLPGRGLLIPAAVFAAIGLFDEKRLPHYLADYDFTSVARRKGFPVYINYDAHLLTYPEESGQEQTRRQRSLRGYYQHLFGIRGGGNLRNFTHFALKNCPAPLVPLFLLNGYARRLTGYFLRG; translated from the coding sequence ATGCTCTACATCATCATTCCCGTTTTCAACCGCTGGGCCTTCACCCGGGCCTGCCTCGACTCGCTGCGGCAGCAGACGATGCCCGACTTCCGCGTTATTGTCGTCGATGACGGCTCGACCGACGGTACCGGCGAGCGGCTGCGCCAGGATTACCCCGAGGTGGAGGTGGTCGACGGCAACGGGCAGCTTTACTGGACGGCCGGCGTCAATGCCGGCATCCGCCAGGCCCTGGCCCACGGCGCCGACCGGATTCTGACCCTGAACAACGACGTGGTGGCGGCTCCCGACTTTGTGGAGCGCATGCTGTACTGGGCGAAGCGGCAGCCCACGGCTCTGCTGGGTCCGCTGGAGCTGGATGCCCACTCCCGCCGGCCCATTTTCGGCGGTGAAGTCTTTAGCTGGGTGACCCACACGCCCCGCAGCCTGCTCGACTCTCTTTCGCCCGACGACCAGCAGGGCCTGCACCCAGTGACCTACCTGCCCGGCCGCGGGCTGCTGATTCCGGCCGCCGTATTTGCCGCCATTGGCCTCTTCGACGAAAAGCGCCTGCCCCACTACCTGGCCGACTACGACTTTACCAGCGTGGCCCGGCGCAAAGGGTTTCCGGTGTATATCAACTACGACGCCCACCTGCTGACTTACCCCGAGGAAAGCGGGCAGGAGCAAACCCGCCGCCAACGCAGCCTGCGCGGTTACTACCAGCACCTGTTTGGCATCCGGGGCGGGGGCAACCTGCGCAACTTCACGCATTTCGCCCTCAAAAACTGCCCCGCGCCGCTGGTGCCGCTGTTTCTGCTCAACGGCTACGCCCGCCGCCTGACGGGCTATTTCCTGCGCGGCTAA
- a CDS encoding nucleotide-diphospho-sugar transferase, translating into MQAYNVPSPETRLDTPVLFLVFNRPEPTRQVFEAIRQAQPPRLYVACDGPRPGRPAEAELCAEVRRLITEGLDWPCELHTFFRDENLGCALNVSAAITWFFEHEPEGIILEDDCLPGPDFFPFCQELLARYRHDTRVMHIGGNNYSREAGLPQPVDGTSYFFSGHVQSWGWASWRRAWQHYDFRFSLLPALRQQQQLAHLYPSWLERTYWLGKFEQMRLSRGRHSLLDTWDYQWHFTIAANSGLTIVPLVNLVQNIGFGPDATHTLSTEDPYHAREAQPLRFPLRHPATVLRDWPRDEQNFHEFLVSRLAYKWRNLTARLPRWLREQSTVPQDPPYPVEAETEPAANARPSVTFSQT; encoded by the coding sequence ATGCAAGCATATAATGTACCCTCGCCCGAAACCAGGCTCGATACGCCGGTGCTGTTCCTCGTCTTCAACCGCCCCGAACCCACCCGGCAGGTGTTTGAGGCCATCCGACAGGCCCAGCCGCCCCGGCTCTATGTGGCCTGCGACGGGCCCCGCCCCGGCCGCCCGGCCGAGGCTGAGCTGTGCGCCGAGGTACGCCGCCTGATTACCGAGGGCCTCGACTGGCCCTGCGAGCTGCACACGTTTTTTCGGGACGAAAACCTGGGCTGCGCCCTGAACGTATCGGCGGCCATTACCTGGTTTTTCGAGCACGAGCCCGAAGGCATTATCCTGGAAGATGACTGCCTGCCCGGGCCCGACTTTTTCCCGTTTTGCCAGGAACTGCTGGCCCGCTACCGCCACGACACCCGCGTGATGCACATCGGGGGCAACAACTACTCCCGCGAAGCCGGGTTGCCCCAGCCCGTCGATGGCACTTCCTATTTCTTCTCGGGCCACGTGCAGAGCTGGGGCTGGGCCAGCTGGCGCCGGGCCTGGCAGCATTACGACTTCCGATTTTCGCTGCTACCCGCCCTGCGCCAACAGCAGCAGCTGGCCCACCTTTACCCGTCCTGGCTGGAGCGCACTTACTGGCTGGGCAAGTTTGAGCAAATGCGCCTGAGCCGAGGCCGGCACTCTCTGCTCGATACCTGGGACTACCAGTGGCACTTTACGATTGCGGCCAACTCGGGCCTGACCATTGTGCCCCTGGTAAATCTGGTGCAGAATATCGGCTTTGGGCCCGATGCCACCCACACCCTGAGCACGGAAGACCCCTACCACGCCCGCGAGGCCCAGCCACTGCGGTTTCCGCTGCGCCACCCCGCCACCGTCCTGCGCGACTGGCCCCGCGACGAGCAAAACTTCCACGAGTTTCTGGTCAGCCGGCTGGCTTATAAGTGGCGCAACCTAACGGCCCGGCTGCCGCGCTGGCTGCGTGAGCAAAGCACCGTGCCCCAAGACCCGCCTTACCCGGTCGAAGCAGAAACGGAGCCTGCTGCCAACGCCCGTCCCTCGGTTACCTTCTCCCAGACCTAG